One genomic segment of Amycolatopsis sp. Hca4 includes these proteins:
- a CDS encoding acetyl-CoA C-acetyltransferase, with product MPEAFLLDAVRTPVGRRGGALSGWHSADLAAHVIKAVVGRAGVDPDLVDDVILGCTDTLGPQAGNIARTAWLAAGFPDHVPGVTVDRQCGSSQQAVHFAAQAVMSGTQDLVLAGGVQNMSRIPISAAMLAGREYGFDDPFSGSKGWQERYGSAEVSQFRSADMIAEHWDISREAMEEYALRSHRRALAAIDEGRFDAETVPVEEFRHDEGPRRDTSLERMRGLKPLSEGSRLTAAVASQISDGASAALLASEAFVREHGLTPRARVHHLSVRAADPVWMLTGPIPATAHALRRSGLGIGDVDLFEVNEAFASVVLAWLDETGADPDRVNVNGGGIALGHPIGATGTKLLATLLHELERRGGRYGLQTMCEGGGTANVTIIERL from the coding sequence GTGCCCGAAGCCTTCCTCCTCGACGCGGTCCGCACCCCCGTCGGCCGGCGCGGCGGCGCACTGTCCGGCTGGCACTCGGCGGACCTCGCGGCCCACGTCATCAAGGCCGTCGTCGGACGCGCCGGCGTCGACCCGGACCTGGTCGACGACGTCATCCTCGGCTGCACCGACACGCTCGGCCCGCAGGCGGGCAACATCGCCCGCACCGCGTGGCTGGCCGCGGGCTTCCCCGACCACGTGCCCGGCGTGACCGTCGACCGGCAGTGCGGGTCGAGCCAGCAGGCCGTGCACTTCGCCGCCCAGGCCGTCATGTCGGGGACGCAGGACCTGGTCCTGGCCGGCGGCGTGCAGAACATGAGCCGCATCCCGATCAGCGCGGCCATGCTGGCCGGGCGCGAGTACGGCTTCGACGACCCGTTCTCCGGTTCGAAGGGCTGGCAGGAGCGCTACGGCAGCGCCGAGGTGTCGCAGTTCCGCAGCGCCGACATGATCGCCGAGCACTGGGACATCAGCCGGGAGGCGATGGAGGAGTACGCGCTGCGCAGTCACCGGCGCGCGCTGGCCGCGATCGACGAAGGCCGGTTCGACGCGGAAACCGTGCCGGTGGAAGAGTTCCGCCACGACGAAGGCCCGCGCCGCGACACCAGCCTGGAGCGCATGCGCGGCTTGAAGCCGCTGAGCGAAGGTTCCCGGCTGACGGCGGCGGTGGCCAGCCAGATCTCCGATGGCGCGAGCGCCGCCCTGCTGGCCTCCGAGGCCTTCGTGCGGGAGCACGGCCTGACGCCGCGGGCGCGCGTCCACCACCTGTCGGTGCGCGCGGCGGACCCGGTGTGGATGCTGACCGGCCCGATCCCGGCCACCGCGCACGCCCTGCGCAGGAGCGGGCTCGGCATCGGGGACGTCGACCTGTTCGAGGTCAACGAGGCCTTCGCCAGCGTGGTACTGGCCTGGCTCGACGAAACCGGCGCGGACCCCGACCGGGTCAACGTGAACGGGGGCGGGATCGCCCTCGGTCACCCGATCGGGGCCACCGGCACCAAGCTCCTCGCCACGCTCCTGCACGAACTGGAGCGCCGCGGCGGCCGCTACGGCCTGCAGACGATGTGCGAAGGCGGCGGCACCGCCAACGTCACCATCATCGAACGGCTGTGA
- the fgd gene encoding glucose-6-phosphate dehydrogenase (coenzyme-F420) — MALKVGYKASAEQFGPRDLVEYAVRAEEVGLDSVWVSDHFLPWRHEGGHAPWALAWMPAVAERTKRVQIGTSVLTPTFRYNPAVIAQAFATMSLLSNGRVILGVGTGEALNEIAVSGREWPEFKERFARLRESIKLIRELWTSDNVNFKGDYYELVNAHIYDRPEQPVPVYIAAGGPVVAKYAGRSGDGFICTSGKGMDLYTEKLMPAVKEGAEAAEKTVDDVDRTIEIKMSYDRDHEKALENTRFWAPLSLTAEQKHTVSSAEEMERLADELPIDQVAKRWIVASDPDEAVAQIKPYLDAGLNHLVFHGPGHDQERFLTQFSEDVLPKLRALG, encoded by the coding sequence GTGGCTTTGAAGGTCGGGTACAAGGCGTCCGCGGAGCAGTTCGGGCCGCGGGACCTGGTCGAGTACGCCGTGCGCGCCGAAGAGGTGGGGCTGGACTCGGTGTGGGTGTCCGACCACTTCCTGCCGTGGCGGCACGAGGGCGGGCACGCGCCGTGGGCGCTGGCCTGGATGCCGGCGGTGGCGGAGCGCACGAAGCGGGTGCAGATCGGGACGAGCGTGCTGACCCCGACGTTCCGGTACAACCCGGCGGTGATCGCGCAGGCGTTCGCGACGATGTCGCTGCTGTCGAACGGCCGGGTGATCCTCGGCGTCGGCACCGGTGAGGCGCTGAACGAGATCGCCGTCTCGGGCCGCGAGTGGCCCGAGTTCAAGGAGCGCTTCGCCCGGCTGCGGGAGTCGATCAAGCTGATCCGCGAGCTGTGGACCAGCGACAACGTGAACTTCAAGGGCGACTACTACGAGCTGGTCAACGCGCACATCTACGACCGGCCGGAGCAGCCGGTGCCGGTGTACATCGCCGCCGGTGGCCCGGTGGTGGCCAAGTACGCGGGCCGCTCGGGGGACGGGTTCATCTGCACTTCCGGTAAGGGCATGGACCTCTACACCGAGAAGCTGATGCCGGCGGTGAAGGAAGGCGCCGAAGCGGCCGAGAAGACCGTCGACGACGTCGACCGGACGATCGAGATCAAGATGTCGTACGACCGCGATCACGAGAAGGCGCTGGAGAACACCCGGTTCTGGGCGCCGCTGTCGCTGACGGCGGAGCAGAAGCACACGGTGTCGAGCGCCGAGGAGATGGAGCGGCTGGCCGACGAGCTGCCGATCGACCAGGTCGCCAAGCGCTGGATCGTCGCCTCCGACCCGGACGAGGCCGTCGCCCAGATCAAGCCGTACCTGGACGCGGGCCTCAACCACCTCGTCTTCCACGGCCCGGGCCACGACCAGGAGCGGTTCCTGACCCAGTTCTCCGAGGACGTCCTGCCGAAGCTGCGCGCCCTCGGCTGA
- a CDS encoding nitronate monooxygenase family protein: MKTALTRLVGVEHPVVQTGMGWVAGPRLVSATAEAGALGILASATMTFGELEAAITEVRKRTEKPFGVNLRADAADAGERVDLLIREGVKVASFALAPRKEMIAKLRDHGVVVIPSVGAARHAEKVAAWGADAVIVQGGEGGGHTGGVATTLLLPSVLDTVDIPVVAAGGFFDGRGLAAALAYGAAGIAMGTRFLLSKESTVPDEVKRRYLEQGLTGTVVTRRVDGLPHRVLRTELVEKLERTGRLRGLAQAASNALRFRNITGLSPVAMLREGFAMKHGNDLTWSQLVMAANTPMLLRAGLVEGRTDAGVLASGQVVGMIHDLPTVAQIVEGAVAEAGEILRRLGRETGG, encoded by the coding sequence GTGAAGACGGCCCTGACCCGGCTGGTCGGCGTCGAGCACCCCGTCGTGCAGACCGGGATGGGCTGGGTCGCCGGGCCGCGGCTGGTCTCGGCGACCGCGGAAGCCGGGGCGCTCGGCATCCTGGCGTCCGCCACCATGACGTTCGGCGAGCTGGAAGCGGCGATCACGGAGGTCAGGAAGCGGACGGAGAAGCCGTTCGGGGTGAACCTCCGCGCCGACGCGGCCGACGCCGGCGAGCGCGTCGACCTGCTGATCCGGGAAGGCGTCAAGGTCGCCTCCTTCGCGCTCGCCCCGCGGAAGGAGATGATCGCCAAGCTGCGGGACCACGGCGTCGTCGTGATCCCGTCGGTCGGGGCCGCCCGGCACGCCGAGAAGGTCGCGGCCTGGGGCGCGGACGCCGTCATCGTCCAGGGCGGCGAAGGCGGCGGGCACACCGGCGGGGTCGCCACCACGCTGCTGCTGCCGTCGGTGCTGGACACCGTCGACATCCCGGTGGTCGCCGCGGGCGGCTTCTTCGACGGCCGCGGGCTCGCCGCCGCACTGGCCTACGGCGCGGCCGGGATCGCGATGGGCACCCGGTTCCTGCTGAGCAAGGAAAGCACTGTCCCCGACGAGGTCAAGCGCCGCTACCTCGAGCAGGGTCTCACCGGGACGGTCGTCACCCGGCGCGTCGACGGCCTCCCGCACCGCGTGCTGCGCACCGAGCTGGTCGAGAAGCTCGAACGCACCGGCAGGCTCCGCGGTCTGGCCCAGGCCGCGAGCAACGCCCTGCGCTTCCGGAATATCACCGGACTGTCCCCGGTTGCGATGCTGCGAGAAGGCTTCGCGATGAAGCACGGCAACGATCTGACGTGGAGCCAGCTGGTCATGGCGGCCAACACCCCGATGCTGCTGCGGGCGGGACTGGTCGAAGGCCGGACGGACGCGGGAGTGCTAGCGTCGGGTCAGGTGGTGGGCATGATCCACGACCTGCCCACGGTGGCGCAGATCGTCGAGGGCGCAGTCGCCGAGGCAGGTGAGATCCTGCGGCGGCTCGGCCGGGAAACGGGAGGATGA
- a CDS encoding CoA-transferase subunit beta, whose translation MSATRAEIAVVAVAELFRGDGEILASPMGFIPQLGAKLARLTFEPDLLLSDGEAHLLTADGVVEGWQPFRKMLDTIVPHGRRHVLMGANQIDRYGNQNISAIGDHARPRKQLLGVRGAPGNTINHRTSYWVPRHSTRVFVETVDVVSGVGYDNAAKAGLSAQKYHDVHRVVSNLGVFDFGGPDHAMRAVSLHPGVTRDDVVAATAFDIDFTGTGTSREPTDEELRLIREVLDPKDLRDKEVPA comes from the coding sequence ATGAGCGCGACCCGGGCCGAGATCGCCGTGGTGGCGGTGGCCGAGCTGTTCCGCGGCGACGGCGAGATCCTGGCCAGCCCCATGGGTTTCATCCCGCAGCTGGGCGCGAAACTCGCGCGGCTGACGTTCGAGCCGGACCTGCTGCTGTCCGACGGCGAGGCCCACCTGCTGACCGCCGACGGGGTGGTCGAGGGCTGGCAGCCGTTCCGCAAGATGCTCGACACGATCGTCCCGCACGGACGACGGCACGTGCTCATGGGCGCCAACCAGATCGACCGCTACGGCAACCAGAACATCTCCGCCATCGGCGACCACGCCCGCCCCAGGAAGCAGCTGCTCGGCGTGCGCGGCGCACCGGGCAACACGATCAACCACCGCACGAGCTACTGGGTGCCCCGGCACAGCACCCGGGTCTTCGTCGAGACCGTGGACGTCGTGTCGGGCGTCGGGTACGACAACGCCGCGAAGGCGGGGTTGTCGGCGCAGAAGTACCACGACGTGCACCGGGTCGTCTCGAACCTCGGCGTCTTCGACTTCGGCGGCCCGGACCACGCCATGCGCGCGGTGTCGCTGCACCCGGGCGTCACCCGCGACGACGTCGTGGCGGCGACGGCGTTCGACATCGACTTCACCGGCACCGGGACCAGCCGCGAACCGACCGACGAAGAGCTGCGGCTCATCCGCGAGGTCCTCGACCCGAAGGACCTGCGTGACAAGGAAGTCCCGGCGTGA
- a CDS encoding CoA transferase subunit A has protein sequence MADKRTTADEVAAELKDGMTVGIGGWGSRRKPMALVRAILRTPVKDLTVVSYGGPDVGLLCAAGKVKRVVFGFVTLDSIPYDPWFGRARETGAIEVTEYDEGMFGTALSAAMQRLPFLPTRAGLGSEVMRANPHLRTVRSPYDDGEELVAVPAQHLDVALVHLNRADARGNAQYLGPDPYFDELFGLAAERCFVSVEKLVDTDELLAGGPVQSLLLNRGSVDGVVESPRGAHFTTAVPDYGRDERFQRHYAACAKELDAWPRFVDRFLSGDERRYLSEVDKFEAEAA, from the coding sequence ATGGCCGATAAGCGCACGACCGCCGACGAGGTGGCGGCCGAGCTGAAGGACGGCATGACCGTCGGGATCGGCGGCTGGGGCTCCCGGCGCAAGCCGATGGCCCTGGTCCGCGCGATCCTCCGCACCCCGGTCAAGGACCTCACCGTCGTCTCCTACGGCGGCCCGGACGTCGGGCTGCTTTGCGCCGCGGGCAAGGTCAAGCGGGTCGTGTTCGGGTTCGTCACGCTGGATTCGATCCCGTACGACCCGTGGTTCGGCCGCGCCCGCGAGACCGGGGCGATCGAGGTGACCGAATACGACGAGGGCATGTTCGGCACGGCCCTGTCGGCGGCGATGCAGCGGCTGCCGTTCCTCCCGACGCGGGCCGGGCTCGGCTCCGAAGTCATGCGCGCCAACCCGCACCTGCGTACCGTCCGCTCGCCGTACGACGACGGCGAGGAACTCGTCGCGGTCCCGGCACAGCACCTGGACGTGGCGCTGGTGCACCTCAACCGCGCCGACGCCCGCGGCAACGCCCAGTACCTGGGGCCGGACCCGTACTTCGACGAGCTGTTCGGCCTGGCCGCCGAGAGGTGTTTCGTGTCGGTGGAAAAGCTCGTCGACACGGACGAGCTGCTGGCCGGCGGCCCGGTGCAGTCGCTGCTGCTCAACCGGGGCAGTGTCGACGGCGTCGTCGAATCCCCGCGGGGGGCGCACTTCACCACGGCGGTGCCGGACTACGGCCGGGACGAACGCTTCCAGCGGCACTACGCGGCCTGCGCGAAGGAGCTCGACGCGTGGCCCCGCTTCGTCGACCGGTTCCTGTCCGGTGACGAGCGGCGGTATCTGTCCGAAGTGGACAAGTTCGAGGCGGAGGCGGCATGA
- a CDS encoding enoyl-CoA hydratase family protein, producing MAILTKRDGHVEVVTVDFPPVNALPVQGWFGLADAITQAGRDPEVHVVILRAEGRGFNAGVDIKEIQRSAGYDALVGANRGCHAAFGAVYDCEVPVVAAVHGFCLGGGIGLVGNADVIIASEDATFGVPEVERGALGAATHLARLVPQHLMRTLYFTARKITAAELHAHGSVYQVVPRADLDEAALVVARDIAAKDPRVIRAAKEALNGIDTQQVHRSYRFEQGFTFELNLLGASDEAREEFLNGR from the coding sequence ATGGCGATCCTCACGAAACGCGACGGGCACGTCGAGGTGGTCACGGTCGACTTCCCGCCGGTGAACGCGCTGCCGGTGCAGGGCTGGTTCGGCCTGGCCGACGCGATCACCCAGGCCGGGCGTGACCCCGAAGTGCACGTGGTGATCCTGCGCGCCGAGGGCCGTGGCTTCAACGCCGGGGTCGACATCAAGGAGATCCAGCGCAGTGCCGGGTATGACGCCCTGGTGGGCGCGAACCGCGGCTGTCATGCGGCCTTCGGTGCGGTCTACGACTGCGAGGTGCCGGTGGTCGCCGCGGTGCACGGCTTCTGCCTGGGCGGCGGGATCGGCCTGGTCGGCAACGCCGACGTGATCATCGCCTCGGAAGACGCGACCTTCGGCGTACCGGAAGTCGAGCGGGGAGCTCTGGGGGCGGCGACCCACCTGGCCCGGTTGGTGCCGCAGCACCTGATGCGCACGCTGTACTTCACCGCCCGCAAGATCACCGCCGCCGAGCTGCACGCCCACGGCTCGGTCTACCAGGTGGTGCCGCGCGCGGATCTCGACGAGGCGGCTCTCGTGGTCGCGCGGGACATCGCGGCCAAGGACCCGCGGGTGATCCGGGCGGCGAAGGAGGCGTTGAACGGCATCGACACCCAGCAGGTGCACCGCAGCTACCGCTTCGAGCAGGGCTTCACCTTCGAGCTCAACCTGCTCGGCGCGTCCGACGAAGCCCGCGAGGAGTTCTTGAATGGCCGATAA
- a CDS encoding SDR family oxidoreductase — MSGLCQGRVAVVTGAGRGIGRAHALAFAAEGASVVVNDVDADAAAEVVEAVGERAVANSSDVAAWAGAKELIGTAIERFGRLDVLVNNAGFLRDRMLVNLGEDEWDAVVRVHLKGHFAPLRHAAEYWRSEAKAGRTPQARVINTSSGAGLLGSVGQGNYSAAKAGIAGLTVVAAAELARYGVTVNAIAPAARTRMTEGVFASMARPDTGFDAMAPENVSPLVVWLGSEESAHVTGRVFEVEGGKVSLAQGWRHGPVVDKAERWEPAELGPVVKELLERAPEPEPVYGVS; from the coding sequence GTGAGCGGGTTGTGCCAGGGCCGGGTGGCCGTGGTGACCGGTGCCGGGCGGGGGATCGGGCGGGCGCACGCCCTGGCCTTCGCCGCCGAAGGGGCGTCGGTGGTGGTGAACGACGTGGACGCCGACGCGGCCGCGGAGGTGGTCGAGGCCGTCGGTGAGCGGGCCGTGGCGAACTCTTCGGACGTGGCCGCTTGGGCCGGTGCCAAGGAGCTGATCGGGACCGCGATCGAGCGGTTCGGGCGCCTGGACGTGCTGGTCAACAACGCGGGGTTCCTCCGGGACCGGATGCTGGTCAACCTCGGCGAGGACGAGTGGGACGCGGTGGTGCGGGTGCACCTCAAGGGGCATTTCGCGCCGTTGCGGCACGCGGCGGAGTACTGGCGGTCCGAGGCGAAGGCCGGGCGCACCCCGCAGGCCCGGGTGATCAACACCAGTTCGGGTGCCGGGCTGCTGGGCAGCGTCGGGCAGGGCAACTACTCGGCGGCGAAGGCGGGGATCGCCGGGCTGACGGTGGTGGCGGCCGCGGAACTCGCCCGCTACGGCGTCACCGTGAACGCGATCGCGCCTGCCGCCCGCACCCGGATGACCGAGGGGGTGTTCGCGTCGATGGCGCGGCCGGACACCGGTTTCGACGCGATGGCGCCGGAGAACGTCTCGCCGCTGGTCGTCTGGCTGGGCAGCGAGGAGTCGGCGCACGTCACCGGCCGCGTCTTCGAGGTCGAGGGCGGCAAGGTCTCGCTCGCGCAGGGCTGGCGGCACGGTCCGGTCGTGGACAAGGCCGAGCGGTGGGAGCCGGCGGAACTCGGGCCGGTGGTCAAGGAACTACTCGAGCGCGCGCCCGAGCCCGAACCGGTCTACGGAGTGAGCTGA
- a CDS encoding SDR family oxidoreductase: MKTELGLAGTVVLVTGGVRGVGRGIAEVFRAHGAHVVVCARRAAPTEAEFVACDVREEAQVAALVEGIVSRHGRLDVVVNNAGGAPYVSAAEASPRLHEKVVQLNLLAPLLVAQHANAVMQRQDSGGSIVMISSVSGTRPSPGTAAYGAAKAGLDNLTASLAVEWAPKVRVNALDVGMVRTEQAHLHYGSEAAVEAVGKTVPLGRLAEPAEVGHCAAFLASGLASYVSGATLRVHGGGEVPAFLAAADVNHREDS; encoded by the coding sequence GTGAAGACGGAGCTGGGCCTGGCCGGGACGGTGGTGCTGGTCACCGGCGGCGTCCGCGGGGTGGGCCGGGGCATCGCCGAGGTGTTCCGCGCCCACGGCGCCCACGTCGTGGTGTGCGCGCGGCGCGCGGCGCCCACCGAGGCGGAGTTCGTCGCCTGCGACGTCCGCGAAGAGGCGCAGGTCGCCGCGCTGGTCGAGGGGATCGTCTCCCGGCACGGGCGCCTCGACGTCGTGGTGAACAACGCCGGCGGGGCGCCGTACGTGTCGGCGGCCGAGGCGTCACCGCGGTTGCACGAGAAGGTCGTGCAGCTCAACCTGCTGGCGCCGCTGCTGGTCGCCCAGCACGCCAACGCGGTGATGCAGCGGCAGGATTCCGGCGGGTCGATCGTGATGATCTCCAGCGTCAGCGGCACCCGCCCCTCGCCGGGAACGGCGGCCTACGGCGCGGCGAAGGCCGGGCTGGACAACCTGACCGCGAGCCTGGCGGTGGAGTGGGCGCCGAAGGTGCGGGTCAACGCCCTCGACGTCGGGATGGTGCGGACCGAGCAGGCGCACCTGCACTACGGCAGCGAGGCCGCCGTCGAGGCGGTCGGGAAGACCGTGCCGCTGGGCCGGCTGGCCGAGCCTGCGGAAGTCGGGCACTGCGCCGCCTTTCTCGCTTCCGGCTTGGCCTCCTACGTTTCCGGCGCGACCCTGCGGGTGCACGGCGGAGGTGAGGTCCCGGCGTTCCTCGCCGCGGCCGACGTCAACCATCGGGAGGATTCGTGA
- a CDS encoding CdaR family transcriptional regulator, whose amino-acid sequence MSRDSARQPVPAPRDAGEEVIRRRELAALMRPALPALADWIVREVRRAVPVYARPGDGSYGRVTRHAVECAVELFVDLVEDPLASRERLYETCRRLGVGEAREGRTLDDLQAAYRVGTRVGWRWIMRLGRRHRLSSAAMAQLAEMLFGYADELARMSSRGHRETWAEIEGTRVGLRRRLLRLLTGPGTVPDAVLAELAAAAGWPVPREVAAVAAEATVSTAWGPDVLADLDPPQPYLLLPAPVDARALTRLGTRIAVGPPTDLGGAAHSLRWARAALRLVAEGALPDAPVTWCSDHLTELWLLSDSPLADQVARRQLAPLEQFPERTRHRLGETLLSWLQNGGNSEKIAVDLAVHPQTVRYRVRQLKQAFGARLEDSDARFAMQAALRASGLRIARNEFSPPEP is encoded by the coding sequence GTGTCCCGCGACAGTGCTCGGCAACCGGTTCCGGCGCCCCGGGACGCCGGCGAAGAAGTCATCCGGCGCAGAGAGCTCGCCGCGCTCATGCGTCCGGCGCTGCCGGCCCTGGCGGACTGGATCGTCCGGGAGGTCCGGCGCGCGGTGCCCGTCTACGCCCGGCCGGGCGACGGGTCCTACGGGCGGGTGACCCGCCACGCCGTCGAGTGCGCGGTCGAGCTCTTCGTGGACCTCGTCGAGGATCCGCTGGCCTCGCGCGAACGGCTGTACGAGACGTGCCGCCGGCTCGGCGTCGGCGAAGCCCGGGAGGGCCGGACGCTCGACGACCTGCAGGCGGCCTACCGCGTCGGCACCCGGGTCGGCTGGCGCTGGATCATGCGGCTGGGCCGGCGCCACCGGCTGTCGTCGGCGGCCATGGCGCAGCTGGCCGAGATGCTGTTCGGGTACGCGGACGAACTCGCCCGGATGTCGAGCCGCGGTCACCGGGAAACGTGGGCGGAGATCGAGGGCACCCGGGTGGGCCTGCGACGGCGGCTGCTGCGGTTGCTGACCGGCCCCGGCACGGTTCCGGACGCGGTCCTCGCCGAGCTGGCGGCCGCGGCGGGCTGGCCGGTGCCGCGGGAGGTGGCCGCGGTCGCCGCGGAAGCGACCGTGAGCACGGCGTGGGGGCCCGACGTCCTCGCCGACCTCGACCCGCCGCAGCCGTACCTGCTGCTCCCGGCCCCGGTGGACGCGCGCGCACTGACGCGGCTCGGCACCCGCATCGCGGTCGGGCCGCCGACCGACCTCGGCGGTGCCGCTCATTCCCTGCGCTGGGCGCGCGCCGCGCTGCGGCTGGTGGCCGAGGGCGCGCTCCCGGACGCTCCCGTGACGTGGTGCTCCGACCACCTGACGGAGCTGTGGCTGTTGTCCGACTCGCCGCTGGCCGACCAGGTCGCCCGGCGGCAGCTCGCTCCGCTCGAGCAGTTCCCCGAGCGGACGCGCCACCGGCTCGGCGAGACCCTGCTGTCCTGGCTGCAGAACGGCGGCAACTCCGAAAAGATCGCGGTCGACCTCGCGGTGCACCCGCAGACGGTCCGCTACCGCGTGCGCCAGCTGAAGCAGGCCTTCGGTGCTCGCCTCGAGGATTCCGACGCCCGCTTCGCCATGCAGGCCGCGCTGCGCGCCTCGGGGTTGCGGATCGCCCGGAACGAGTTCTCCCCTCCGGAGCCGTAG
- a CDS encoding TetR/AcrR family transcriptional regulator gives MSRQSPPDRSSARRSPAARPTDDELLDAARAVFAERGYAQATMGLIADRADSTKPTLYAHFGDKAALFRTTVRREVAALRAWVISAHATANACPLEERVRISVMAMFGYAGAHPESFRLLFDSAVDEMSNERRALADSIATHVIGQVREHLLAHGRPVGPGADLLGEMMVGLVGRAAMHVSHSPGLDPIAAGELATGFVMAALRGLDPTLLERLDDPQPAAQSAT, from the coding sequence ATGAGCAGGCAGAGTCCTCCTGATCGATCCAGCGCCCGCCGCAGCCCGGCGGCCCGGCCGACCGACGACGAGCTGCTCGACGCCGCCCGCGCGGTGTTCGCCGAGCGGGGGTACGCGCAGGCCACCATGGGCCTGATCGCCGACCGCGCCGACTCCACCAAGCCCACGCTCTACGCGCACTTCGGGGACAAGGCCGCCCTGTTCCGCACCACCGTCCGCCGGGAGGTCGCCGCGTTGCGCGCCTGGGTGATCAGCGCGCACGCGACGGCGAACGCGTGCCCGCTGGAGGAACGCGTCCGGATCTCGGTGATGGCCATGTTCGGCTACGCCGGCGCCCACCCGGAGAGCTTCCGGCTGCTGTTCGACTCGGCCGTCGACGAGATGTCGAACGAGCGCCGCGCGCTGGCCGATTCCATCGCCACCCACGTGATCGGCCAGGTCCGGGAGCACCTGCTCGCCCACGGCCGCCCGGTCGGCCCCGGCGCGGACCTGCTCGGCGAGATGATGGTCGGGCTGGTCGGGCGGGCCGCGATGCACGTCTCGCACTCCCCCGGCCTCGACCCGATCGCCGCCGGGGAACTGGCCACCGGGTTCGTCATGGCCGCGCTGCGCGGGCTGGATCCCACGCTGCTGGAGCGCCTCGACGACCCGCAGCCGGCCGCACAGTCCGCCACCTGA
- a CDS encoding cutinase family protein: MLRAPKKNVFSAVAAVGFAVAGLTVAAAPAASAAPCTDIDVPVARGTGEPGTLGFIVGDPVFSAVQNRLRPRSVSSYRVDYPADLGEPASVQKGNTDLVDHVRTQAAACPAQRFVLVGYSQGANVVDNSIGISSDGAIVGGPIVATIPADLAPRIAAILLFGNPIRAIGRSVTGTYAGRTKDYCAAGDPICQAGGFNILAHLSYGSNAGDAAAFAASKV; the protein is encoded by the coding sequence ATGCTTCGCGCCCCCAAGAAGAACGTGTTCTCCGCCGTGGCCGCCGTCGGCTTCGCCGTCGCCGGGCTCACCGTGGCCGCCGCGCCTGCCGCCTCGGCCGCGCCCTGCACCGACATCGACGTCCCGGTGGCCCGCGGCACCGGCGAACCCGGCACGCTGGGCTTCATCGTCGGCGACCCGGTCTTCTCGGCCGTGCAGAACCGGCTGCGCCCGCGGTCGGTGAGCAGCTACCGCGTCGACTACCCCGCCGACCTCGGCGAACCGGCGTCGGTGCAGAAGGGCAACACCGACCTGGTCGACCACGTGCGGACGCAGGCCGCGGCCTGCCCGGCCCAGCGGTTCGTCCTGGTCGGCTACTCCCAGGGCGCCAACGTCGTCGACAACTCGATCGGCATCAGCAGCGACGGCGCCATCGTCGGCGGCCCGATCGTCGCGACCATCCCGGCGGACCTGGCCCCGCGGATCGCCGCGATCCTGTTGTTCGGCAACCCGATCCGCGCGATCGGCCGCTCGGTCACCGGCACCTACGCCGGCCGCACGAAGGACTACTGCGCCGCGGGCGACCCGATCTGCCAGGCGGGCGGGTTCAACATCCTGGCCCACCTGAGCTACGGGAGCAACGCCGGCGACGCGGCCGCCTTCGCCGCGAGCAAGGTCTGA